The following coding sequences are from one Bufo bufo chromosome 2, aBufBuf1.1, whole genome shotgun sequence window:
- the PURG gene encoding purine-rich element-binding protein gamma encodes MDRGRGQRESAGISRNVYPQQYSYPSTQNLEIQELASKRVDIQKKRFYLDVKQSARGRFLKIAEVWIGRGRQDNIRKSKLTLSLSVAAELKDCLGDFIEHYAHLGLRSSHSQRGEHGSEKEHDSRRRPHPASPSGSVGSEEPATHSVLKTEYIERDNRKYYLDLKENQRGRFLRIRQTMTRGPGMIGYFGQSLGQEQTIVLPAQGMIEFRDALVQLIEDYGEGDIEERRGGGDEPPELPEGTSFRVDNKRFYFDVGSNRYGIFLRVSEVRPPYRNTITVPYKVWTRFGDNFIKYEEEMRKIYNSHKEKRMDVRVDSSEEQECPE; translated from the coding sequence ATGGATCGAGGAAGAGGCCAGAGGGAAAGTGCAGGAATAAGCAGGAACGTCTACCCACAACAGTACAGCTACCCCTCAACACAAAATTTAGAGATACAAGAGCTAGCATCCAAACGAGTTGACATTcagaaaaaaaggttttatttggATGTCAAGCAGAGTGCTCGTGGTCGTTTTTTAAAGATTGCAGAAGTTTGGATTGGTAGAGGGCGACAGGATAACATTAGAAAAAGCAAGTTGACGTTATCCTTATCTGTGGCTGCTGAACTAAAAGACTGTTTAGGAGATTTTATTGAGCACTATGCTCATCTAGGTCTTAGAAGCAGTCATTCTCAAAGAGGTGAACATGGAAGTGAAAAAGAACATGATTCTAGAAGGAGGCCTCATCCAGCCTCACCTTCAGGTTCTGTTGGATCAGAAGAACCAGCAACACACAGTGTTCTTAAAACCGAATATATTGAACGAGACAATAGAAAATATTATTTAGACCTTAAGGAGAACCAACGGGGACGGTTTTTAAGAATTAGACAAACAATGACCAGAGGACCTGGAATGATTGGTTATTTTGGTCAAAGTTTGGGTCAAGAGCAGACCATAGTTCTGCCAGCTCAAGGTATGATTGAATTTAGAGATGCATTGGTTCAGCTTATTGAAGATTATGGAGAAGGAGATATAGAAGAACGTCGAGGTGGTGGGGATGAACCCCCTGAGCTTCCAGAAGGAACTTCTTTCCGTGTGGACAATAAGAGGTTCTATTTTGATGTGGGCTCTAACCGTTATGGCATATTCTTAAGGGTAAGCGAGGTAAGACCACCCTATCGCAACACTATCACAGTCCCTTACAAAGTATGGACAAGGTTTGGAGACAATTTTATCAAATATGAAGAGGAGATGAGAAAAATTTATAATAGCCATAAAGAAAAGAGAATGGATGTACGAGTGGACAGTAGTGAAGAGCAAGAGTGTCCTGAGTAG